Proteins from a single region of Trichomycterus rosablanca isolate fTriRos1 chromosome 16, fTriRos1.hap1, whole genome shotgun sequence:
- the pfdn1 gene encoding prefoldin subunit 1: MAAPVDLELKKAFAELQAKMIDTQQKVKLADLQIEQLSRMKKHANLTHVEITSLPDSTRMYEGVGRMFILQSKEEINNQLVEKQKTADDKIKELEQKKTYLERSVKDAEDNIREMLMSRRAQ, translated from the exons ATGGCAGCCCCTGTCGACCTGGAACTGAAGAAG gcttttgcaGAACTGCAAGCCAAAATGATCGATACCCAGCAAAAGGTGAAGCTGGCTGATCTGCAAATCGAGCAGCTGAGTCGGATGAAAAAGCACGCTAACCTGACTCATGTAGAGATCACTTCACTTCCCGACAGCACTCGCATGTATGAAGGAGTGGGGCGCAT GTTTATCTTGCAATCAAAAGAGGAGATTAATAATCAGTTGGTGGAAAAGCAGAAAACCGCAGATGACAAGATTAAGGAGCTTGAG CAAAAGAAGACGTACCTGGAGCGCAGTGTAAAGGACGCAGAGGACAACATCAGAGAAATGTTAATGTCCAGACGGGCTCAGTAA
- the hbegfb gene encoding heparin-binding EGF-like growth factor b, with translation MVTAEQLAHTLPEVYTPTQHQADMDEKYEDSVSADYDTEYPKMALSSKPKNFTSVLATKRTRKGQRPPKDRNNNPCLKNEYRGYCVHGVCQYLKELNLTSCICNEGYTGERCHFFSLPVGKDDVKDDNTTALAVTAAVLSLTCLTIIGILLAIRLKQCNRVLF, from the exons ATGGTGACTGCGGAACAACTAGCGCACACTCTACCTGAAGTGTACACGCCAACGCAACATCAGGCAGACATGGACGAAAAGTATGAAGACAGTGTGTCTGCAGATTATGACACTGAGTATCCTAAAA TGGCATTGTCCTCCAAGCCTAAAAATTTCACTTCAGTTCTTGCTACAAAGAGGACAAGAAAAGGTCAAAGACCACCTAAAGATAGGAATAATAACCCCTGCCTGAAAAACGAATACAGAGGTTACTGTGTTCATGGGGTCTGCCAATACCTAAAGGAACTTAACCTTACATCTTGCAT ATGTAATGAGGGATACACCGGTGAGAGGTGCCACTTTTTTAGCCTACCTGTTGGTAAGGATGATGTGAAAGACGACAACACCACAGCTTTGGCTGTGACTGCAGCAGTTCTGTCCTTAACGTGTCTCACCATCATTGGCATTCTACTGGCCATCAG GCTTAAACAGTGCAACAGAGTTCTGTTTTAA